A window of Archangium lipolyticum contains these coding sequences:
- a CDS encoding FAD-dependent monooxygenase, which translates to MKRVLIVGAGPAGAALAYILASRGVPVHLLERQRDFSREFRGEGFQPSGRDVLHQMGLGARFEALPSVRLASLAVWRGTRRLVSVDVPESARDNVARIVSQPALLEMLVEEAGRFPHFRLERGVAVRDVVREAGRVVGVRVERDGHEEELRADFVIGTDGRNSVLRRKADLHEERMPQSFDILWCKVPLPTSWRPGHSEIYATLGGMCLSFPSYDGTLQLGWSMGKGQFKQLRGKGVDAWMEELARVVRPELAEHILAHREQVSHPFLLDVICDRLVRWTAPGLLLIGDAAHPMSPVGGQGVNVALRDALVAANHLFPVLAADGSPEALDAAATRVQAERLPEVTDIQAIQTRQARFLSGTGLLPRLLLASLPLLEKLGMMRGFAVGGDRRFRGVLRPLRLAV; encoded by the coding sequence GGTGCACCTGCTGGAGCGCCAGCGGGACTTCTCGCGTGAGTTCCGCGGCGAGGGCTTCCAGCCGAGTGGCCGGGACGTGCTGCATCAGATGGGGTTGGGCGCACGTTTCGAGGCGCTGCCGTCGGTGCGGCTGGCGAGCCTGGCGGTGTGGAGGGGCACGAGGCGGTTGGTGTCGGTGGACGTGCCCGAGTCGGCCCGCGACAACGTGGCGCGCATCGTGAGCCAGCCGGCGCTGCTGGAGATGCTGGTGGAGGAGGCGGGACGCTTCCCGCACTTCCGTCTGGAGCGGGGCGTGGCGGTGCGGGACGTGGTGCGCGAGGCCGGGCGCGTGGTGGGCGTGCGCGTGGAGCGGGACGGGCACGAGGAAGAGCTGCGCGCGGACTTCGTCATCGGCACGGATGGGCGCAACTCGGTGCTGCGCCGCAAGGCGGACCTGCACGAGGAGCGCATGCCTCAGTCCTTCGACATCCTCTGGTGCAAGGTGCCGCTTCCCACCTCCTGGCGGCCGGGCCACTCGGAGATCTACGCCACCCTGGGAGGCATGTGCCTGTCCTTCCCCTCCTATGACGGGACGCTGCAACTGGGCTGGAGCATGGGGAAGGGCCAGTTCAAGCAACTGCGCGGCAAGGGCGTGGATGCGTGGATGGAGGAACTGGCCCGGGTGGTGCGGCCGGAGCTGGCCGAGCACATCCTCGCGCACCGTGAACAGGTGAGCCACCCGTTCCTCCTGGATGTCATCTGCGATCGGCTGGTGCGCTGGACTGCACCGGGGTTGCTGCTCATCGGGGACGCGGCGCACCCCATGTCGCCCGTGGGTGGGCAGGGGGTGAACGTGGCCCTGCGCGATGCGCTCGTGGCCGCCAACCACCTGTTCCCCGTGCTCGCCGCGGATGGCTCCCCCGAGGCGCTGGATGCCGCGGCCACTCGCGTCCAGGCCGAGCGGCTGCCCGAGGTGACCGACATCCAGGCCATCCAGACGCGGCAGGCGCGCTTCCTCTCGGGGACGGGGCTGCTGCCCCGGCTGCTACTGGCCTCCCTCCCGCTGCTCGAGAAGCTGGGCATGATGCGGGGCTTCGCCGTAGGAGGGGACCGGCGCTTCCGAGGCGTGCTGAGACCGCTGCGGCTCGCCGTCTGA
- a CDS encoding lipase/acyltransferase domain-containing protein, producing the protein MKTLHRSYVLLLLLGAVLAGCTVARVHVLPPTGDEVTLLVPGYRGSFLVTEGPEPERAWLSVGQALSRGERTLAIPFPGQRPVPHYGPLRPDGPLTQLSAVFVSVDAYRTFMEFGRDHLPGFVPFSYDWRRDIRESAGQLCARIEQLVAEGGGRRKVNIVAHSMGGLVTMHCLLHGGAQAGERPWAGAEHVKRVVILGTPFSGGPGIFDDLLVGTETMRNRALLAPEALFTFASAFQLLPPRSDFFVDAEDRPVELDAFDPAVWLKQGWGPFADPALRENEAYRAQLVHMLDAHRELTGALAPKPGLTPAPFEMLVVVGKGRPTVSGVRVVDGKLDLEHPPRADGDGSVLASRALPVLPIPFRHLDSPAEHVALMSDAEVLQAVERFLQGETVGTARSP; encoded by the coding sequence ATGAAGACACTCCACCGCTCGTACGTCCTGTTGCTCCTGCTGGGCGCTGTGCTCGCCGGTTGCACCGTCGCCCGCGTCCATGTGCTACCGCCCACCGGGGACGAGGTCACCCTGCTGGTCCCGGGCTATCGCGGCAGCTTCCTCGTCACCGAGGGCCCCGAGCCCGAGCGGGCCTGGCTCTCGGTGGGGCAGGCGCTCTCGCGCGGAGAGCGTACGCTCGCCATCCCCTTTCCCGGACAGCGCCCCGTGCCCCACTACGGGCCGCTGCGCCCGGATGGACCGCTCACCCAGCTCTCGGCGGTCTTCGTGTCGGTGGACGCGTACCGCACGTTCATGGAGTTCGGCCGCGACCATCTCCCGGGCTTCGTTCCGTTCTCCTACGACTGGCGGCGGGACATCCGCGAGAGCGCGGGCCAGCTGTGCGCGCGCATCGAGCAGCTCGTGGCGGAAGGGGGAGGGCGGCGGAAGGTGAACATCGTGGCCCACAGCATGGGCGGGCTGGTGACGATGCACTGCCTGCTCCACGGAGGCGCGCAGGCGGGCGAGCGCCCCTGGGCCGGTGCCGAGCACGTGAAGCGCGTGGTCATCCTCGGGACTCCGTTCTCCGGCGGACCGGGCATCTTCGATGACCTGCTGGTGGGCACGGAGACGATGCGCAACCGCGCGCTGCTCGCGCCCGAGGCGCTGTTCACCTTCGCCTCGGCCTTCCAGCTGCTGCCCCCGCGCAGCGACTTCTTCGTGGACGCGGAGGACAGGCCCGTCGAGCTGGATGCCTTTGATCCGGCCGTCTGGTTGAAGCAGGGGTGGGGCCCCTTCGCGGACCCCGCGTTGCGCGAGAACGAGGCCTACCGCGCGCAGCTCGTCCACATGCTGGACGCGCACCGGGAGCTGACCGGGGCGCTCGCGCCGAAGCCGGGGTTGACTCCGGCTCCCTTCGAGATGCTCGTGGTGGTAGGCAAGGGGCGGCCGACGGTGAGCGGCGTGCGGGTGGTGGATGGGAAGCTCGACCTGGAGCACCCGCCGCGCGCGGATGGGGACGGGTCCGTGCTGGCCTCGCGCGCCCTGCCCGTGCTGCCCATTCCCTTCCGCCACCTGGACAGCCCGGCCGAGCACGTGGCGCTCATGTCCGACGCCGAGGTGCTCCAGGCCGTGGAGCGCTTCCTCCAGGGCGAAACGGTGGGCACGGCGCGGTCGCCGTGA